A window of Candidatus Goldiibacteriota bacterium genomic DNA:
ACAGTATAAATATAAAAAGGGAACAAAGGGAAAACACTAAATTGAGCACAGAAAATCAGACGCGTAAAGAGCTTATAGACAGGCAAATAAACGAAGCCGGATGGGATGTAAACAACCCAACCCAGGTTCAAACCGAATTTGATATAACAATCCCGGATATGGTCACCGAAACTCCCGCGCCTTATGGCGGGCATCAGTTCAGCGATTACGTGCTTTTAGGTAAAAACGCCTTGCCTGTTGCGGTTATTGAAGCAAAGAAAACGTCAAAAGACGCGTCTATAGGGCGCGAGCAGGCGAAACAATACTGCGAAAATATTCAAAAACAGTATGGCGGAAGCCTGCCTTTCTGTTTTTATACAAACGGCCTTGAGATTTATTTTTGGGACATAGGAAATTACCCTCCAAGAAAAGTATATGGATACCCGACCCGCGATGATTTAGAGCGCATGGCGCATATCAGGGAATATAAAAAACACCTTGCCGATGAAATGATAAACACCAATATTGCGGGCAGGGATTATCAGATACGCTCTATCAGGGCGGTTATGGAAGGCATACAGAAAAAACAAAGGAACTTTCTGCTTGTAATGGCAACAGGCACAGGCAAGACAAGGACCTGCATAGCGCTGGTTGACGCGCTTATGAAATCCGGATGGGTGGAACGGACATTATTTCTGGTGGACAGAATCGCGCTGCAGGAGCAGGCTTTGCATGCTTTTAAGGAACATCTGCCAAACGAACCCCGCTGGCCAAAGACAGGGGAGCGTGAAATATCAAAAGACAGGCGCGTTTATGTAAGCACTTATCAGACCATGATTAACATAATAAGGGAAAAGCAGCTTTCACCGCACTTTTTTGACCTTGTGGTAATAGACGAAAGCCACCGTTCCATATACAACACATACGGAGAAGTGATTGAATACTTTAAAGCCATTAACATAGGCTTAACAGCCACGCCGACAGACGCCATAGACCATAATACGTTTAAACTGTTTAACTGCGAAGACGGGCTGCCTACATTTGCATACACCTACGAAGAAGCGGTTAATAATAACCCGCCGTATTTATGTGATTTTGAAGTTATGAAAATACATACCAGGTTTCAGGATGACGGTATAAGCAAAAGGACAATTTCCCTTGATGACCAGATGCGCCTGATGGCAGAGGGCAAAGAAATAGAAGAAATTAATTACGAAGGCACAGAACTTGAAAAAACAGTTATTAATAAAGGCACAAACTCCCTTATAGTAAGGCAGTTTATGGAAGAATGCATAAAGGATAAAAGCGGCGTGCTGCCCGGTAAGACAATATTCTTTTGCGCTTCAATGTCGCATGCCCGCAGGATGGAACAGATAATTGACGCGATGTATCCGGAGCACAAGGGAGAACTTGCAAAAGTAATAGTATCAGATGACCCGCGCGTATACGGCAAAGGCGGGCTTTTAGACCAGTTTAAAAATAATGATATGCCAAGAATAGCCCTAAGTGTGGATATGCTGGACACTGGTATAGATATAAGAGAGCTTGTAAATTTAGTTTTTGCCAAACCGGTATTTTCATACACCAAATTCTGGCAGATGATAGGCCGCGGCACAAGGCTGCTTGAACAGGATAAAATGAAGCCGTGGTGCACCCAAAAAGACAAATTCCTTATCCTTGACTGCTGGGATAACTTTGAATATTTTAAGATAAACCCAAAAGGCAAATCCATAGCTCAGCAGATACCGCTTCCTGTGCGCTTTGCGGGGATAAGAATAGATAAGATTGCAAAGGCGATAGAAAAAGGGTATGCGGATATATCTGTAAAAGAAGTTATAAAATTAAGGCAAAAGATAAATGAACTGCCTGAAAACTCCATAATAATAAAAGAAGCGGCTACAGAGCTTAATAAAATATCAGATGATAATTTCTGGGTAAAGCTGACGCCTGAAAAACTGGGTTTTTTAAAGAATTCAATTATGCCGCTGTTTCGGACGGTTTCGCAGGTTGATTTTAAATCCATGCGTTTTGAAAAAGACCTGCTTGAAGCGTCGCTTGCCAGGCTGTCCGGTGAAGAAGAAAAATACGAAGCTTTAAAAGACAGTATTACAGAAATTATAAGCGAGCTTCCGCTGTCTGTTAATATTGTGGCAAAACACAAAGAACTGATTGAAAAAACACAGTCTAATAACTTTTGGGCGGCGGCAACAGATGGTGATTTTGATGAAGTGGCGGAAAAGCTGTCCGCTCTTATGAAGTTTAGGGACGGGCAGATAAATACAACAGGCCCGGAAAAGTTTGATTTAAAAGATGAAGTGGCGGTCAAGGAAATGGTTGAATTCGGGCCAAAACACGAAGCCGTAAGCGTAAGCAGGTATAAAGAAATGGTGGAAAAGCTTATAAATCAGCTGACTGAAACAAATCCGATACTTCAGAAAATTAAAGAAGGCAGGGAAGTTTCGGCAAAGGAAGCTGAAATACTTGCACAAACGCTTCATAACGAACACCCGCATATAACGGAAGAACTGCTTAAAAGTGTATACAGAAACCGCAAGGCAAAACTTCTGCAGTTTATAAGGCATATATTGGGGCTTGAAAAACTGGATACTTTTTCCAATACGGTTTCAATGGCGTTTGATACCTTTATAAAAAATCATACTTATTTAAGTGTTGCCCAGCTGCAGTTTCTGGATGTATTAAAGAATTTCATACTTGAAAAAGAAACACTGCAAAAGCGCGACCTTATAGAAGCGCCTTTTACAATACTGCATCCGCAGGGTATAAGGGGCGTGTTTCAGCCCTCTGAAATAGACGAAATAGTTGAATTCACAAAAGGATTGGTGAACTGATGTTACAGAACAGCCCTGCAATAAAGAGTAAGATTGACCAGTTATGGGATAAATTCTGGAGCGGCGGAATATCCAACCCGCTTACAGCCATAGAGCAGATTACGTATTTATTATTTATGAAGCGCCTTGATGATTTGGACCTTAAAAATATCGCTGACGCTAAATTTGCCGGTGATGAATATAAATCTAAATTCGCGGGTAAATTTACAATACCCGGAACAGACGCCAAAGTGGATAAGCAGACCCTGCGGTGGAGCCATTTTAAACACATGCAGGCCGA
This region includes:
- a CDS encoding DEAD/DEAH box helicase family protein; this encodes MSTENQTRKELIDRQINEAGWDVNNPTQVQTEFDITIPDMVTETPAPYGGHQFSDYVLLGKNALPVAVIEAKKTSKDASIGREQAKQYCENIQKQYGGSLPFCFYTNGLEIYFWDIGNYPPRKVYGYPTRDDLERMAHIREYKKHLADEMINTNIAGRDYQIRSIRAVMEGIQKKQRNFLLVMATGTGKTRTCIALVDALMKSGWVERTLFLVDRIALQEQALHAFKEHLPNEPRWPKTGEREISKDRRVYVSTYQTMINIIREKQLSPHFFDLVVIDESHRSIYNTYGEVIEYFKAINIGLTATPTDAIDHNTFKLFNCEDGLPTFAYTYEEAVNNNPPYLCDFEVMKIHTRFQDDGISKRTISLDDQMRLMAEGKEIEEINYEGTELEKTVINKGTNSLIVRQFMEECIKDKSGVLPGKTIFFCASMSHARRMEQIIDAMYPEHKGELAKVIVSDDPRVYGKGGLLDQFKNNDMPRIALSVDMLDTGIDIRELVNLVFAKPVFSYTKFWQMIGRGTRLLEQDKMKPWCTQKDKFLILDCWDNFEYFKINPKGKSIAQQIPLPVRFAGIRIDKIAKAIEKGYADISVKEVIKLRQKINELPENSIIIKEAATELNKISDDNFWVKLTPEKLGFLKNSIMPLFRTVSQVDFKSMRFEKDLLEASLARLSGEEEKYEALKDSITEIISELPLSVNIVAKHKELIEKTQSNNFWAAATDGDFDEVAEKLSALMKFRDGQINTTGPEKFDLKDEVAVKEMVEFGPKHEAVSVSRYKEMVEKLINQLTETNPILQKIKEGREVSAKEAEILAQTLHNEHPHITEELLKSVYRNRKAKLLQFIRHILGLEKLDTFSNTVSMAFDTFIKNHTYLSVAQLQFLDVLKNFILEKETLQKRDLIEAPFTILHPQGIRGVFQPSEIDEIVEFTKGLVN